From one Thalassobaculum sp. OXR-137 genomic stretch:
- a CDS encoding response regulator produces the protein MSLEVGFGELRVLVVEDDRASRMLTVALLEELGISEIKVAAEGEEGLRVLRGYAPDVIVCDMVMQPMDGVTFVKRVRTDTSSANPYVPIILVTGQADRNTVRIARDAGVNLLMAKPITLEALRKRMNVVLNERREFIMNRSYVGPDRRRQDVPIGGKRDRRRD, from the coding sequence ATGTCCTTAGAGGTCGGGTTCGGCGAGCTTCGTGTGCTCGTCGTCGAGGACGACCGGGCGAGCCGTATGCTGACGGTCGCGCTGCTGGAAGAACTCGGCATCTCGGAGATCAAGGTGGCGGCGGAGGGCGAGGAAGGCCTGCGCGTCCTGCGCGGCTACGCCCCCGACGTGATCGTCTGCGACATGGTCATGCAGCCGATGGACGGCGTGACCTTCGTGAAGCGGGTGCGCACCGACACCTCCTCGGCCAATCCCTACGTCCCGATCATCCTGGTGACCGGCCAGGCCGACCGCAACACGGTCCGGATCGCCCGGGATGCCGGGGTGAACCTGTTGATGGCCAAGCCGATCACCCTGGAGGCCCTGCGCAAGCGCATGAACGTGGTGCTGAACGAGCGCCGGGAGTTCATCATGAACCGGTCCTATGTCGGACCCGACCGCCGCCGCCAGGATGTGCCGATCGGCGGCAAACGCGACCGCCGCCGGGACTGA
- a CDS encoding nucleotide sugar dehydrogenase, whose protein sequence is MSGDATVAVLGLGYVGLPLALAFAEAGRTVVGFDIDGTRTADLGRGIDRNDPEGVAIALPAGLRFTSDPADLASADVFVLAVPTPIDDSRRPDLGPLADAARVVGGAIRPGGLVIVESTVHPGATEEVVGPIVAKISGLTAGEGFKLGYSPERINPGDTSHGLGDVVKVVSGQDAETLARVVALYAPVVPAGLHEAPSIKVAEASKITENIQRDVNIALMNELAQVYDRLGLRTEDVLAAARTKWNFAPYTPGLVGGHCIGVDPYYLIAKAETHGYYPELIRSARRLNDTMSERIVQKTVTLLGTGGTAIAGARIGVMGVAFKENVSDARNSQVPPIVKGLADLGATVMVADPLVDAPMARRALGIDLVAADTLVDLDALVLASPHRAFLKDGVSGLGARLRPGGLLVDIKSVVAPGDLPEGLRYWSL, encoded by the coding sequence ATGAGCGGCGACGCGACAGTCGCGGTGCTCGGCCTCGGCTATGTCGGCCTGCCCCTGGCACTGGCCTTCGCCGAAGCGGGACGCACGGTCGTCGGTTTCGACATCGACGGCACCCGCACCGCCGATCTGGGCCGGGGGATCGACCGCAACGACCCCGAAGGGGTGGCAATCGCTCTGCCGGCGGGCCTGCGCTTCACCTCCGATCCAGCCGACCTGGCCTCGGCCGATGTCTTCGTGCTGGCGGTGCCGACCCCGATCGACGACAGCCGCCGACCGGATCTCGGCCCGCTGGCCGATGCCGCCCGGGTTGTCGGCGGCGCGATCCGGCCGGGCGGGCTGGTGATCGTGGAATCCACCGTCCATCCCGGCGCCACCGAGGAGGTGGTCGGCCCCATCGTCGCCAAAATCTCCGGGCTGACGGCGGGCGAGGGCTTCAAGCTCGGCTATTCGCCAGAGCGCATCAATCCGGGCGACACGAGCCATGGGCTGGGCGACGTGGTGAAGGTCGTCTCCGGCCAGGATGCCGAGACCCTGGCCCGGGTGGTGGCGCTCTATGCCCCGGTGGTCCCTGCGGGGCTGCACGAAGCGCCGTCGATCAAGGTGGCCGAGGCCTCCAAGATCACCGAGAACATCCAGCGTGATGTGAACATCGCCCTGATGAACGAGCTGGCGCAGGTCTACGACCGGCTCGGCCTGCGCACCGAGGACGTGCTGGCCGCCGCGCGGACCAAGTGGAACTTCGCGCCCTACACGCCGGGCCTGGTCGGCGGCCACTGCATCGGCGTGGACCCGTACTACCTGATCGCCAAGGCCGAGACCCACGGCTACTACCCGGAACTGATCCGCTCGGCACGGCGGCTGAACGACACCATGTCGGAGCGGATCGTGCAGAAGACCGTCACCCTGCTCGGTACCGGCGGCACGGCCATCGCCGGCGCCCGGATCGGGGTCATGGGGGTGGCGTTCAAGGAGAACGTCTCCGATGCGCGGAACAGCCAGGTACCGCCCATCGTCAAAGGCCTCGCCGATCTCGGGGCGACGGTGATGGTGGCCGATCCTCTGGTCGACGCGCCGATGGCCCGTCGCGCCCTCGGCATCGACCTCGTCGCCGCCGACACGCTTGTCGATCTGGACGCCCTGGTCCTGGCGAGCCCGCACCGGGCCTTCCTGAAGGATGGGGTCTCGGGCCTGGGCGCCCGGCTGCGGCCGGGGGGGCTGCTGGTCGATATCAAGTCGGTGGTGGCACCCGGCGATCTGCCGGAAGGACTCCGCTACTGGAGCCTGTAG
- a CDS encoding PAS-domain containing protein — MRRRLDLLSDALNTMDDALSIYDGDDRFVFGNESFFRMYPFLRERGDIVGHGFEELLRFSLARDLSLTEEEREHYVQRRLAARRDGAPIPERQVPDGTWYLVKETYSPNGLTVTTRLDITARKQTELTLAATTTVLQVILDTMPNPLIAFDKDNYLVAWNRGFEALVELSPGDLTVGRPLVGVAKDIIRRVPSTESGIKRMFRAIARRGGVEFEWEREGSEIYQVIGRPMPDGGYLSMWRDLTLERRAEALATATQARLLDAIETMSEGFALFDRNDRLVLSNAQYKEMYGLPQAAFDESWTFERLVRYTLARDQYPEARGREEAWVAERLERHRNPPKTGFLQPISDGRTILVSENRTQEGGVVGMRSDITDRIEVETALRRARDALAGQTRSLRQLANELDEARRRAEEADAAKSRFLAMMSHELRTPMTGLLGMIELLSRTSLDSDQTGFIDIMRNSADTLLALLNDILDYSKLEAGKVQLEEIPFSPAVVLNDVVRLFQIPATAKGIAVEGRIGDDVPPWLLGDPLRLKQILSNLVSNGLKFTNEGSVTVSLMLGGERDGRVEILGAVEDTGIGIPSEVQGQLFAAFEQGAANTSRQFGGTGLGLSICKRLVEGMDGWISLESTQGTGSVFSFCVVMQPSEQPVVEPAVQPMEEDGEPIHILLAEDNEVNRMLVSRMLAKAGHRIDEAADGAEAVQAVRRRVYDLVLMDMQMPVMDGPDATREIRAMGGDRAQMPIVALTADAIPEHRTTYLAAGLDDVLLKPVDWGALNRTISWASRRRREQGAVSDGAGVENEMFAVPAFDRARVRAAVGSLPPARAVEMIALVPQEALRQLTLLERAVEAGDIDRVRQLAHAMKGLAANFGAVLMERAAARFHDAGHEIAKLVGCMADLRRAVAATREQAPAVIAEFEASTKD; from the coding sequence GTGCGGCGGCGGTTGGATCTGCTGAGCGACGCGCTCAACACCATGGACGATGCCCTGTCGATCTATGACGGCGACGACCGTTTCGTCTTCGGCAACGAGAGCTTTTTCAGGATGTACCCGTTCCTGCGGGAGCGCGGCGATATCGTCGGCCACGGTTTCGAGGAACTGCTGCGGTTCAGCCTCGCCCGCGACCTCTCGCTCACCGAAGAAGAGCGCGAGCACTACGTTCAGCGCCGGCTGGCGGCGCGGCGCGACGGGGCCCCGATTCCCGAACGGCAGGTGCCCGACGGCACCTGGTACCTCGTGAAGGAGACCTACAGCCCCAACGGCCTCACCGTCACGACCCGGCTGGACATCACCGCCCGCAAGCAGACGGAACTGACCCTGGCGGCCACGACGACGGTGCTGCAGGTGATCCTCGACACCATGCCGAACCCGCTGATCGCCTTCGACAAGGATAACTATCTGGTCGCCTGGAACCGCGGCTTCGAGGCCCTGGTGGAGCTGTCGCCCGGCGACTTGACCGTCGGCAGGCCGCTGGTCGGCGTGGCCAAGGACATCATCCGCCGTGTGCCGTCCACCGAATCCGGCATCAAACGGATGTTCCGGGCCATCGCCCGGCGCGGCGGGGTGGAGTTCGAATGGGAGCGCGAGGGCTCGGAGATCTATCAGGTCATCGGCCGACCCATGCCCGACGGCGGATACCTCTCCATGTGGCGGGATCTGACCCTGGAACGCCGGGCCGAGGCGCTGGCGACGGCCACCCAGGCGCGGCTGCTCGACGCGATCGAGACCATGTCGGAAGGCTTCGCGCTGTTCGACCGCAACGATCGCCTGGTGCTGTCCAATGCCCAGTACAAGGAGATGTACGGACTCCCGCAGGCGGCGTTCGACGAGTCCTGGACCTTCGAGCGGCTGGTCCGCTACACGCTGGCCCGCGATCAGTATCCCGAGGCGCGGGGCCGCGAGGAGGCGTGGGTCGCCGAACGCCTGGAGCGCCATCGCAATCCGCCCAAGACGGGCTTCCTTCAGCCTATTTCCGACGGCCGCACCATCCTGGTCAGTGAGAACAGGACCCAGGAGGGGGGCGTCGTCGGCATGCGCTCCGACATCACCGACCGGATCGAGGTGGAGACCGCCCTGCGCCGGGCGCGCGACGCGCTGGCCGGGCAGACCCGCTCGCTGCGGCAACTGGCGAACGAGCTGGACGAGGCCCGACGCCGGGCGGAGGAGGCCGACGCGGCGAAGTCGCGGTTCCTGGCCATGATGAGCCACGAGCTGCGCACGCCGATGACCGGCCTGCTGGGCATGATCGAGCTGCTGTCGCGCACCAGCCTCGATAGTGACCAGACCGGCTTCATCGACATCATGCGGAACTCCGCCGACACCCTTCTGGCGCTGCTGAACGACATTCTCGACTATTCCAAGCTCGAGGCCGGCAAGGTCCAGTTGGAGGAGATCCCGTTCTCCCCGGCCGTGGTGCTGAACGACGTGGTGCGGCTGTTCCAGATTCCGGCGACCGCCAAGGGCATCGCGGTGGAGGGCCGTATCGGCGATGATGTGCCGCCCTGGTTGCTGGGCGATCCGCTGCGCCTCAAGCAGATCCTCTCCAACCTGGTGTCCAACGGGCTGAAATTCACCAACGAGGGGTCGGTGACGGTTTCGCTGATGCTGGGCGGGGAGCGGGACGGGCGCGTGGAGATCCTCGGTGCCGTCGAGGATACCGGCATCGGCATCCCGTCCGAAGTCCAGGGGCAGCTGTTCGCCGCGTTCGAGCAGGGGGCGGCCAACACGTCGCGCCAGTTCGGCGGCACCGGCCTGGGCCTGTCGATCTGCAAGCGCCTGGTGGAGGGCATGGACGGCTGGATCTCCCTGGAGAGCACCCAGGGGACCGGATCGGTCTTCTCCTTCTGCGTGGTGATGCAGCCGAGCGAGCAGCCAGTTGTCGAGCCGGCGGTCCAGCCGATGGAGGAGGATGGCGAGCCGATCCACATCCTGCTGGCCGAGGACAACGAGGTGAACCGCATGCTGGTCTCCCGCATGCTGGCTAAGGCGGGTCACAGGATCGACGAGGCCGCCGATGGGGCGGAGGCGGTCCAGGCGGTCCGGCGCCGGGTCTACGATCTGGTGCTCATGGACATGCAGATGCCGGTGATGGACGGCCCCGATGCGACGCGGGAGATCCGGGCCATGGGCGGCGACCGGGCGCAGATGCCGATCGTCGCCTTGACGGCGGATGCCATTCCGGAGCATCGAACGACCTATCTGGCTGCCGGTCTGGACGACGTCCTGCTGAAGCCGGTGGATTGGGGTGCCCTCAACCGCACGATTTCGTGGGCATCGCGCCGCCGGCGCGAGCAGGGGGCGGTATCGGACGGCGCGGGAGTCGAGAACGAAATGTTTGCAGTGCCTGCTTTCGACCGGGCCCGGGTACGGGCGGCGGTCGGCTCTCTGCCGCCGGCGCGGGCGGTCGAGATGATCGCCCTGGTCCCTCAGGAAGCCCTGCGCCAGCTCACGCTGCTGGAACGGGCGGTGGAGGCGGGCGATATCGACCGGGTCCGGCAGCTTGCCCACGCGATGAAGGGTCTGGCGGCGAATTTCGGTGCGGTGCTGATGGAACGCGCTGCCGCCCGGTTTCACGACGCCGGCCACGAGATCGCCAAACTCGTCGGCTGTATGGCGGATCTGCGGCGCGCGGTCGCCGCGACCCGTGAGCAGGCGCCGGCGGTGATCGCCGAGTTCGAAGCGTCCACGAAAGACTGA
- a CDS encoding aminopeptidase P family protein — MPSIAPTPSPDIAALATDLRAAGAQTDAAGLAEILGRIAAGPRTYPARAWHRLIAADLSDALAERLDAAVEALRPGEPKADPTRLDRLRAALAEAGVDGFILPRADEHMGEYIPAPAERLSWLTGFTGSAGVVLVLPEVAVIFVDGRYTLQVAQQVDTGRWSVEHVIRTPPADYVRKHLAGRRLGFDPKLHSINAAKRLADAAGESGGSLVPLETNPIDALWADRPAAPLGPVEVLPTTLTGLDAAAKRERIAADLATRGIDATVLNQPESIAWLLNLRGADVPYTPLPLAYATMDRTGMVELFLDEAKCTADVRTALGNGVTLRPFEAVGAALDALGAAGSTVAIDPDAATEWMRGRLDAAGATVVLGEDPCILPRARKNAVELAGTRAAHTRDAAAMARFLKWIDDTGTGTTELGASDALEGFRSQVANWRGPSFPSISGAGSDGAIVHYRVTPETDRPLEDGSLYLIDSGAQYLDGTTDITRTVAVGRPTPEMRERFTLVLKGHIAIATARFPTGTTGGQLDALARQFLWRAGLDFDHGTGHGVGVFLGVHEGPQRISSASRVPIEASMILSNEPGYYKPGAYGIRIENLLIAVEAPAQEDNGRAMLCFETITFAPIDRRLVDPALMTEEEIAWLDRYHAEVRRRVSPALDAAHREWLEDATAPLGGG, encoded by the coding sequence ATGCCGTCCATCGCCCCGACGCCGTCCCCGGACATCGCCGCCCTCGCCACCGATCTGCGGGCCGCGGGCGCCCAGACCGATGCCGCCGGGCTGGCCGAGATCCTGGGCCGGATCGCCGCCGGTCCCCGCACCTATCCGGCCCGCGCCTGGCACCGGCTGATCGCCGCCGACCTGTCCGACGCTTTGGCCGAGCGCCTGGACGCGGCGGTCGAGGCCCTGCGCCCGGGCGAACCCAAAGCCGATCCGACCCGGCTCGACCGGCTGCGCGCGGCCCTCGCCGAGGCCGGGGTCGACGGCTTCATCCTGCCGCGGGCCGACGAGCATATGGGCGAGTACATTCCGGCCCCGGCCGAGCGGCTGTCCTGGCTGACCGGCTTCACCGGATCGGCCGGCGTGGTCCTGGTCCTGCCGGAGGTCGCGGTCATCTTCGTCGACGGACGCTACACCCTGCAGGTGGCGCAGCAGGTCGATACCGGCCGCTGGAGCGTCGAGCACGTGATCCGCACCCCGCCGGCCGACTACGTCCGCAAGCATCTGGCCGGCCGGCGCCTCGGCTTCGATCCGAAACTGCATTCGATCAACGCCGCCAAGCGCCTCGCCGATGCCGCCGGAGAGAGCGGCGGCAGCCTGGTGCCGCTGGAGACGAACCCGATCGACGCCCTGTGGGCCGACCGGCCCGCCGCCCCGCTCGGACCGGTGGAGGTGCTGCCGACCACGCTGACCGGCCTGGACGCGGCGGCGAAGCGGGAACGGATCGCCGCCGACCTCGCCACCCGCGGCATCGACGCCACCGTCCTGAACCAGCCGGAATCCATCGCCTGGCTGCTCAACCTGCGCGGCGCCGACGTGCCCTACACGCCCCTGCCCCTGGCCTATGCCACCATGGACCGGACCGGGATGGTGGAGCTGTTCCTGGACGAGGCGAAGTGCACCGCCGACGTGCGGACCGCACTCGGCAACGGCGTCACCCTGCGGCCGTTCGAGGCGGTGGGCGCCGCCCTCGACGCCCTGGGCGCGGCGGGCAGCACCGTCGCCATCGACCCGGATGCCGCGACCGAGTGGATGCGGGGCCGGCTGGACGCGGCGGGCGCCACGGTCGTGCTGGGGGAAGACCCCTGCATCCTGCCGCGCGCCCGCAAGAACGCGGTCGAGCTGGCCGGCACCCGGGCCGCCCATACCCGCGACGCGGCGGCCATGGCCCGCTTCCTGAAATGGATCGACGATACCGGCACCGGCACCACCGAGCTCGGCGCCAGCGATGCGCTGGAAGGATTCCGGTCGCAGGTCGCCAACTGGCGGGGACCGAGCTTCCCGTCCATCTCCGGCGCCGGATCGGACGGCGCCATCGTGCATTACCGGGTCACGCCGGAGACCGACCGGCCGCTGGAGGACGGCAGCCTCTACCTGATCGACAGCGGCGCCCAGTATCTGGACGGCACCACCGACATCACCCGCACCGTCGCGGTCGGCCGGCCCACCCCGGAAATGCGGGAACGGTTCACGCTGGTGCTCAAGGGCCACATCGCCATCGCCACCGCGCGGTTCCCGACGGGCACCACCGGCGGCCAGCTGGACGCGCTGGCCCGGCAGTTCCTGTGGCGGGCAGGGCTGGATTTCGACCACGGCACCGGGCACGGGGTCGGCGTTTTCCTGGGCGTGCACGAGGGGCCACAGCGCATCTCTAGCGCCAGCCGCGTGCCGATCGAGGCGAGCATGATCCTGTCCAACGAGCCGGGCTACTACAAGCCCGGGGCCTACGGCATCCGGATCGAGAACCTGCTGATCGCGGTGGAGGCGCCGGCCCAGGAGGACAACGGGCGGGCGATGCTCTGCTTCGAGACCATCACCTTCGCGCCGATCGACCGGCGGCTGGTCGATCCGGCGCTGATGACGGAGGAGGAGATCGCCTGGCTGGACCGCTATCACGCCGAGGTCCGGCGCCGGGTCTCACCCGCCCTGGACGCCGCCCACCGGGAATGGCTGGAGGACGCGACCGCTCCGCTCGGCGGAGGGTAG